The Primulina tabacum isolate GXHZ01 chromosome 7, ASM2559414v2, whole genome shotgun sequence genome includes a window with the following:
- the LOC142551671 gene encoding serine carboxypeptidase-like 42 has product MGWSWNCTTMVAMGIVVMGFLFHGCFAFPPEDLVVILPGQPVVKFRQYAGYVDLDLKKGRSLFYYFVEAQDDPDHKPLTLWLNGGPGCSSIGGGAFTELGPFFPTGDGRGLRINSKSWNKASNLLFVESPAGVGWSYSNTSSDYTCGDASTASDMRTFMLGWYKKFPTFKTRDLFLTGESYAGHYIPQLAVALLDYNEHSTEYKFPIKGVAIGNPLLKIDRDISSTYEFLWSHGLISDETSLTITNACDFEDYTLDDPHNVSKSCNIAISKAFESVSEYTDNYDVILDVCYPSIVEQELRLRKMATKISVGVDVCMSYERFFYFNLPEVQKALHANRTNLPYGWSMCSEILNYNYEDGNINMLPLLKRIIQNQIPVWVYSGDQDSVISLIGSRTLVRELADDLQFNITVPYGAWFHKKQVGGWATEYGNLLTFATVRGAAHMVPYTQPSRALHLFSSFVHGRRLPNNTRPSIDD; this is encoded by the exons GGTGGCAATGGGGATTGTGGTGATGGGATTTCTATTTCATGGCTGTTTCGCCTTTCCGCCGGAGGATCTGGTGGTGATATTGCCTGGTCAGCCAGTGGTAAAGTTCAGGCAATATGCAGGGTATGTGGATTTGGATTTGAAGAAAGGGAGAAGTTTGTTTTACTACTTTGTGGAAGCTCAGGATGATCCTGATCACAAGCCTCTCACTCTTTGGCTCAATGGAG GCCCTGGTTGTTCATCCATCGGAGGAGGTGCCTTCACAGAATTAGGCCCCTTCTTTCCTACAGGAGATGGCCGAGGCCttcgaataaattcaaaatcttGGAATAAAG CATCAAATCTTCTGTTCGTGGAGTCTCCAGCCGGCGTGGGATGGTCATATTCAAATACAAGCTCGGACTACACCTGTGGAGATGCATCCACAG CTTCGGATATGCGTACTTTCATGCTGGGATGGTACAAGAAGTTTCCGACGTTTAAAACCCGAGATTTGTTCCTCACCGGAGAAAGTTATGCTG GGCATTACATTCCTCAATTAGCAGTCGCCCTTCTCGACTACAACGAGCATTCTACCGAGTACAAGTTCCCCATTAAAGGGGTTGCA ATTGGCAATCCACTTCTTAAAATTGATCGTgatatatcatcaacatacgAATTCCTCTGGTCACACGGATTGATCTCAGATGAAACCAGTCTTACCATCACAAATGCCTGTGATTTTGAAGACTACACACTCGATGATCCGCACAATGTATCCAAATCCTGCAACATTGCCATATCTAAAGCCTTCGAGTCTGTTAGTGAATACACAGACAACTACGATGTCATTCTTGATGTGTGCTATCCATCTATTGTAGAGCAAGAACTACGGCTACGAAAAATG GCTACAAAGATTAGTGTTGGAGTAGATGTGTGCATGAGTTATGAAAGGTTTTTCTACTTTAACCTTCCTGAAGTTCAGAAGGCTCTACATGCAAATCGAACCAATTTACCATATGGATGGTCTATGTGCAGTGA GATTCTGAACTACAATTACGAAGATGGAAACATCAACATGCTACCTTTGCTCAAGAGGATCATTCAGAATCAGATTCCAGTTTGGGTTTACAG tgGAGATCAAGATTCGGTTATTTCTTTAATTGGCTCCCGGACACTTGTACGTGAACTCGCCGACGATCTGCAGTTCAACATTACAGTCCCATACGGCGCTTGGTTCCATAAAAAACAG GTGGGAGGTTGGGCAACTGAGTATGGAAATTTGTTAACATTTGCTACTGTAAGAGGAGCAGCACATATGGTACCCTACACGCAGCCTTCAAGGGCTCTGCATCTCTTCAGTTCGTTCGTGCATGGCCGGAGATTGCCTAACAACACACGTCCTTCCATTGACGATTGA